A window of the Scleropages formosus chromosome 5, fSclFor1.1, whole genome shotgun sequence genome harbors these coding sequences:
- the LOC108930849 gene encoding neuronal acetylcholine receptor subunit non-alpha-3 isoform X1: MNPAHRANPAHPALLLLCAALAVAGAAAAAPGAFASLAEMEDTLLRNLFQDYQKWVRPTPHANDTITVRFGLKISQLVDVDEKNQLMTTNVWLWQEWTDYKLRWNPEDYGGITSIRVPSESIWLPDIVLYENADGRFEGSLMTKAIVKHNGSVTWTPPASYKSACTMDVTFFPFDRQNCSMKFGSWTYDGNMVDLVLVDDHVDRKDFFDNGEWEILNATGMRGNRQDGLYSYPFVTYSFILKRLPLFYTLFLIIPCLGLSFLTVLVFYLPSDEGEKLSLSTSVLVSLTVFLLVIEEIIPSSSKVIPLIGEYLLFIMIFVTLSIIVTVFVINVHHRSSATYHPMAPWVKSLFLQRLPRLLCMRGHADRYRHPEMEMCSPEPRGQKQQRASSGKEDENHAWVDILERATSSVRYISYHIKKEHFIREVVQDWKFVAQVLDRIFLWAFLSASVLGTILIFTPALQMYLSTPP, from the exons CCCCAGGCGCGTTTGCGTCCCTGGCCGAGATGGAGGACACTCTGCTTAGGAACCTCTTCCAGGACTACCAGAAGTGGGTCCGTCCCACCCCGCATGCCAATGACACCATCACAGTCCGCTTTGGACTCAAGATCTCCCAGCTGGTGGACGTG GACGAGAAGAACCAGCTCATGACCACCAACGTCTGGCTGTGGCAG GAGTGGACCGATTATAAACTACGCTGGAACCCTGAGGACTACGGCGGAATTACCTCGATAAGGGTGCCGTCCGAGAGCATCTGGCTGCCAGATATTGTGCTGTATGAGAA TGCAGATGGGCGCTTTGAAGGGTCTCTGATGACCAAGGCCATTGTGAAGCACAACGGCTCCGTCACATGGACACCACCTGCCAGCTACAAGTCGGCCTGCACCATGGACGTCACCTTCTTCCCCTTTGACCGGCAGAACTGCTCCATGAAGTTCGGATCCTGGACCTACGATGGAAACATGGTGGACCTGGTCCTGGTGGATGACCATGTGGACCGCAAGGACTTTTTTGATAATGGCGAGTGGGAGATCCTCAATGCCACGGGGATGAGGGGCAACCGCCAGGATGGACTCTACTCTTACCCTTTTGTCACCTACTCCTTCATCCTCAAGCGGCTCCCACTCTTCTACACGCTCTTCCTCATCATCCCGTGCCTGGGCCTGTCCTTCCTCACCGTGCTGGTCTTCTACTTGCCGTCTGATGAGGGCGAGAagctctccctctccacctccGTCCTGGTGTCACTTACCGTGTTCCTGCTGGTCATCGAAGAGATCATCCCTTCCTCCTCCAAGGTCATCCCGCTCATCGGCGAGTACCTCCTCTTCATCATGATCTTTGTCACGCTGTCCATCATTGTCACCGTGTTCGTGATCAACGTGCACCACCGCTCCTCAGCTACCTACCATCCCATGGCCCCTTGGGTGAAGAGCCTCTTCCTGCAGCGCTTGCCCAGGCTGCTCTGCATGCGAGGCCACGCCGACCGCTACCGCCACCCTGAGATGGAGATGTGCAGCCCTGAACCCCGGGGCCAGAAGCAGCAGCGAGCCTCATCGGGGAAGGAGGATGAGAACCACGCCTGGGTGGACATCCTGGAGAGGGCCACTAGCTCTGTGCGCTACATCTCATATCACATTAAGAAGGAGCACTTCATCAGGGAG GTGGTTCAGGACTGGAAGTTTGTCGCTCAGGTGCTGGACCGTATCTTCCTGTGGGCCTTCCTGTCCGCCTCTGTGCTGGGCACCATCCTCATCTTCACCCCGGCCTTGCAGATGTACCTGAGCACCCCGCCCTGA
- the LOC108930849 gene encoding neuronal acetylcholine receptor subunit non-alpha-3 isoform X2, whose amino-acid sequence MTTNVWLWQEWTDYKLRWNPEDYGGITSIRVPSESIWLPDIVLYENADGRFEGSLMTKAIVKHNGSVTWTPPASYKSACTMDVTFFPFDRQNCSMKFGSWTYDGNMVDLVLVDDHVDRKDFFDNGEWEILNATGMRGNRQDGLYSYPFVTYSFILKRLPLFYTLFLIIPCLGLSFLTVLVFYLPSDEGEKLSLSTSVLVSLTVFLLVIEEIIPSSSKVIPLIGEYLLFIMIFVTLSIIVTVFVINVHHRSSATYHPMAPWVKSLFLQRLPRLLCMRGHADRYRHPEMEMCSPEPRGQKQQRASSGKEDENHAWVDILERATSSVRYISYHIKKEHFIREVVQDWKFVAQVLDRIFLWAFLSASVLGTILIFTPALQMYLSTPP is encoded by the exons ATGACCACCAACGTCTGGCTGTGGCAG GAGTGGACCGATTATAAACTACGCTGGAACCCTGAGGACTACGGCGGAATTACCTCGATAAGGGTGCCGTCCGAGAGCATCTGGCTGCCAGATATTGTGCTGTATGAGAA TGCAGATGGGCGCTTTGAAGGGTCTCTGATGACCAAGGCCATTGTGAAGCACAACGGCTCCGTCACATGGACACCACCTGCCAGCTACAAGTCGGCCTGCACCATGGACGTCACCTTCTTCCCCTTTGACCGGCAGAACTGCTCCATGAAGTTCGGATCCTGGACCTACGATGGAAACATGGTGGACCTGGTCCTGGTGGATGACCATGTGGACCGCAAGGACTTTTTTGATAATGGCGAGTGGGAGATCCTCAATGCCACGGGGATGAGGGGCAACCGCCAGGATGGACTCTACTCTTACCCTTTTGTCACCTACTCCTTCATCCTCAAGCGGCTCCCACTCTTCTACACGCTCTTCCTCATCATCCCGTGCCTGGGCCTGTCCTTCCTCACCGTGCTGGTCTTCTACTTGCCGTCTGATGAGGGCGAGAagctctccctctccacctccGTCCTGGTGTCACTTACCGTGTTCCTGCTGGTCATCGAAGAGATCATCCCTTCCTCCTCCAAGGTCATCCCGCTCATCGGCGAGTACCTCCTCTTCATCATGATCTTTGTCACGCTGTCCATCATTGTCACCGTGTTCGTGATCAACGTGCACCACCGCTCCTCAGCTACCTACCATCCCATGGCCCCTTGGGTGAAGAGCCTCTTCCTGCAGCGCTTGCCCAGGCTGCTCTGCATGCGAGGCCACGCCGACCGCTACCGCCACCCTGAGATGGAGATGTGCAGCCCTGAACCCCGGGGCCAGAAGCAGCAGCGAGCCTCATCGGGGAAGGAGGATGAGAACCACGCCTGGGTGGACATCCTGGAGAGGGCCACTAGCTCTGTGCGCTACATCTCATATCACATTAAGAAGGAGCACTTCATCAGGGAG GTGGTTCAGGACTGGAAGTTTGTCGCTCAGGTGCTGGACCGTATCTTCCTGTGGGCCTTCCTGTCCGCCTCTGTGCTGGGCACCATCCTCATCTTCACCCCGGCCTTGCAGATGTACCTGAGCACCCCGCCCTGA